In Quercus robur chromosome 10, dhQueRobu3.1, whole genome shotgun sequence, a genomic segment contains:
- the LOC126701729 gene encoding isochorismate synthase 2, chloroplastic-like isoform X1 — protein sequence MATACISGHFLARFIDPEPAKCSISASPISCSRQSSIHFFHHKYQSCSLSMNGCRGDPRAPIGTIETRTFPTVPSPALAMDTLNSAISQLKSDPPPFTSGIIRLQVPIQQKIEAIDWLHAQHYLLLPRCFFSGRTRTCNSDIFNGNGHNSTPKSHNLVSVAGVGSAIFFRHINPFSYSDWKSIKRFLSNKCPLIRAYGAIRFDARSNISSEWKDFGSFYFMVPQVELDELEGSSMLATTVAWDTSLSWTWAMAIDALQATMCQVSAIVVKLRKEVPKTFILSNNHIPSKTYWDLAVNRALQLIDTGNSALIKVVLARSSRVVTTTDIDPIAWLACLQVEGENAYQFCLQPPNARAFIGNTPEQLFHRKCLSINSEALAGTRGRGRSTTLDLQVELDLLSSPKDHLEFTIVRESIRKKLEAVCNGVVVEPKKAIRKLPRVQHLYAQLAGRLRSEDDEFDILASLHPSPAVCGFPTEEARLFIAETEVFDRGMYAGPVGWFGGGESEFAVGIRSALVEKGLGALIYAGTGIVEGSNPSLEWDELELKTSQFTKLLKLEVPLHQKLIT from the exons atggcCACAGCTTGTATTTCGGGGCACTTTCTTGCACGTTTCATCGATCCAGAACCAGCAAAATGCAGTATTTCTGCCTCACCAATTTCCTGCAGTAGACAATCATCTATTCATTTCTTTCACCAT AAATATCAATCATGTTCATTGTCCATGAATGGTTGCCGAGGAGACCCCAGAGCACCAATCGGAACCATTGAAACGCGCACTTTTCCAACAGTTCCATCACCTGCATTGGCTATGGACACCCTCAACTCGGCCATTTCACAGTTAAAATCAGATCCACCGCCATTTACATCTGGAATTATTCGTCTCCAG GTACCAATCCAACAGAAAATCGAAGCCATTGATTGGCTCCACGCCCAACACTACCTTCTTCTTCCTCGCTGCTTCTTCTCTGGTCGAACTCGAACTTGCAATTCCGATATTTTCAACGGAAATGGCCACAATTCAACCCCCAAATCTCACAATTTGGTCAGTGTCGCTGGTGTCGGCTCCGCCATCTTCTTTCGCCACATCAATCCCTTCTCATATTCCGATTGGAAGTCCATTAAGAG GTTTCTTTCAAATAAGTGCCCTTTAATCCGTGCTTATGGGGCTATCCGTTTTGATGCACGGTCTAACATATCATCTGAATGGAAGGATTTTGGTTCCTTTTACTTTATGGTCCCTCAG GTTGAGCTAGATGAGCTTGAAGGAAGCTCAATGCTTGCCACAACTGTTGCATGGGACACTTCCCTTTCATGGACATGGGCAATGGCTATTGATGCACTTCAGGCTACAATGTGCCAG GTTTCTGCCATTGTTGTAAAGTTGCGGAAAGAAGTTCCTAAAACATTTATTCTAAGCAATAATCACATTCCCAGTAAGACCTATTGGGATCTTGCTGTTAACAGAGCTTTGCAGCTGATAGACACAGGAAACTCAGCACTGATTAAG GTTGTACTTGCACGAAGCAGCAGAGTGGTAACCACTACTGATATTGACCCTATAGCATGGTTGGCTTGTTTACag GTTGAAGGGGAAAATGCTTATCAGTTTTGCCTACAGCCACCTAATGCAAGGGCATTTATTGGAAACACG CCAGAGCAACTATTTCACAGAAAATGTCTTAGCATTAATAGTGAGGCTTTGGCTGGAACCCGTGGTAGAGGTAGATCAACAACTCTAGATCTTCAAGTAGAACTGGACTTGCTTTCCAG TCCCAAGGACCACCTTGAGTTTACAATAGTGCGAGAAAGCATACGAAAAAAATTAGAG GCTGTATGTAATGGGGTTGTGGTTGAACCAAAGAAAGCGATAAGGAAACTCCCAAGAGTCCAGCATTTATATGCTCAATTGGCAGGCAGGTTAAGAAGCGAGGATGATGAG TTTGACATCTTGGCTTCTCTTCATCCAAGTCCAGCAGTTTGTGGGTTTCCAACAGAAGAGGCACGTCTGTTTATTGCAGAAACTG aAGTATTTGACCGAGGAATGTATGCTGGGCCTGTTGGTTGGTTTGGAGGAGGAGAGAGTGAGTTTGCTGTTGGCATCAGGTCAGCATTAGTGGAAAAG GGTCTTGGTGCATTGATCTATGCTGGAACAGGGATAGTGGAAGGAAGCAATCCATCTTTAGAGTGGGATGAGCTGGAACTCAAGACATCTCAG TTTACCAAGTTGCTTAAGCTTGAAGTGCCTCTGCACCAAAAGTTGATAACTTGA
- the LOC126701729 gene encoding isochorismate synthase, chloroplastic-like isoform X2, translating to MATACISGHFLARFIDPEPAKCSISASPISCSRQSSIHFFHHKYQSCSLSMNGCRGDPRAPIGTIETRTFPTVPSPALAMDTLNSAISQLKSDPPPFTSGIIRLQVPIQQKIEAIDWLHAQHYLLLPRCFFSGRTRTCNSDIFNGNGHNSTPKSHNLVSVAGVGSAIFFRHINPFSYSDWKSIKRFLSNKCPLIRAYGAIRFDARSNISSEWKDFGSFYFMVPQVELDELEGSSMLATTVAWDTSLSWTWAMAIDALQATMCQVSAIVVKLRKEVPKTFILSNNHIPSKTYWDLAVNRALQLIDTGNSALIKVVLARSSRVVTTTDIDPIAWLACLQPEQLFHRKCLSINSEALAGTRGRGRSTTLDLQVELDLLSSPKDHLEFTIVRESIRKKLEAVCNGVVVEPKKAIRKLPRVQHLYAQLAGRLRSEDDEFDILASLHPSPAVCGFPTEEARLFIAETEVFDRGMYAGPVGWFGGGESEFAVGIRSALVEKGLGALIYAGTGIVEGSNPSLEWDELELKTSQFTKLLKLEVPLHQKLIT from the exons atggcCACAGCTTGTATTTCGGGGCACTTTCTTGCACGTTTCATCGATCCAGAACCAGCAAAATGCAGTATTTCTGCCTCACCAATTTCCTGCAGTAGACAATCATCTATTCATTTCTTTCACCAT AAATATCAATCATGTTCATTGTCCATGAATGGTTGCCGAGGAGACCCCAGAGCACCAATCGGAACCATTGAAACGCGCACTTTTCCAACAGTTCCATCACCTGCATTGGCTATGGACACCCTCAACTCGGCCATTTCACAGTTAAAATCAGATCCACCGCCATTTACATCTGGAATTATTCGTCTCCAG GTACCAATCCAACAGAAAATCGAAGCCATTGATTGGCTCCACGCCCAACACTACCTTCTTCTTCCTCGCTGCTTCTTCTCTGGTCGAACTCGAACTTGCAATTCCGATATTTTCAACGGAAATGGCCACAATTCAACCCCCAAATCTCACAATTTGGTCAGTGTCGCTGGTGTCGGCTCCGCCATCTTCTTTCGCCACATCAATCCCTTCTCATATTCCGATTGGAAGTCCATTAAGAG GTTTCTTTCAAATAAGTGCCCTTTAATCCGTGCTTATGGGGCTATCCGTTTTGATGCACGGTCTAACATATCATCTGAATGGAAGGATTTTGGTTCCTTTTACTTTATGGTCCCTCAG GTTGAGCTAGATGAGCTTGAAGGAAGCTCAATGCTTGCCACAACTGTTGCATGGGACACTTCCCTTTCATGGACATGGGCAATGGCTATTGATGCACTTCAGGCTACAATGTGCCAG GTTTCTGCCATTGTTGTAAAGTTGCGGAAAGAAGTTCCTAAAACATTTATTCTAAGCAATAATCACATTCCCAGTAAGACCTATTGGGATCTTGCTGTTAACAGAGCTTTGCAGCTGATAGACACAGGAAACTCAGCACTGATTAAG GTTGTACTTGCACGAAGCAGCAGAGTGGTAACCACTACTGATATTGACCCTATAGCATGGTTGGCTTGTTTACag CCAGAGCAACTATTTCACAGAAAATGTCTTAGCATTAATAGTGAGGCTTTGGCTGGAACCCGTGGTAGAGGTAGATCAACAACTCTAGATCTTCAAGTAGAACTGGACTTGCTTTCCAG TCCCAAGGACCACCTTGAGTTTACAATAGTGCGAGAAAGCATACGAAAAAAATTAGAG GCTGTATGTAATGGGGTTGTGGTTGAACCAAAGAAAGCGATAAGGAAACTCCCAAGAGTCCAGCATTTATATGCTCAATTGGCAGGCAGGTTAAGAAGCGAGGATGATGAG TTTGACATCTTGGCTTCTCTTCATCCAAGTCCAGCAGTTTGTGGGTTTCCAACAGAAGAGGCACGTCTGTTTATTGCAGAAACTG aAGTATTTGACCGAGGAATGTATGCTGGGCCTGTTGGTTGGTTTGGAGGAGGAGAGAGTGAGTTTGCTGTTGGCATCAGGTCAGCATTAGTGGAAAAG GGTCTTGGTGCATTGATCTATGCTGGAACAGGGATAGTGGAAGGAAGCAATCCATCTTTAGAGTGGGATGAGCTGGAACTCAAGACATCTCAG TTTACCAAGTTGCTTAAGCTTGAAGTGCCTCTGCACCAAAAGTTGATAACTTGA
- the LOC126702369 gene encoding pectate lyase-like — MESIELRLLLLCAFVAMFPTIMRAHIADFDEVWQERAEEARKAALKAYQPNTQEVLDHFNHHVHKALNGTDSTRRNLGKYKGPCLATNPIDRCWRCQNDWAKHRKRLADCVLGFGRKTTGGKHGKIYVVRDSSDDHLVKPKRGTLRHAVIQPEPLWIIFAHDMRIRLSEELIMTSNKTIDGRGANVHICDGAQITLQYVDNVIIHNLHIHDIKSGNGGLIRDSVNHYGQRSRSDGDGISIFGATNLWIDHISMSNCDDGIIDAIQGSTAITISNCFFTRHNEVMLFGASDSFSGDEIMQITLAFNHFGNGLVQRMPRCRYGFAHVVNNDYNHWLMYAIGGSQHPTIISQGNRFIAPSKAGCKEVTKRDYAPESVWRSWNWRSEGDLMENGAFFVESGSPVKTEHKHDVISAKPGHFVRRLTRFAGFLKCIKNKPC, encoded by the exons ATGGAATCCATCGAGCTTAGATTGCTACTACTTTGTGCTTTTGTTGCAATGTTTCCAACAATCATGAGGGCTCACATTGCTGATTTTGATGAGGTGTGGCAGGAGCGAGCTGAAGAAGCCAGAAAGGCAGCCCTCAAGGCCTATCAGCCAAATACTCAGGAAGTCCTTGATCATTTCAACCACCATGTCCACAA AGCCTTGAATGGAACCGATAGCACAAGAAGAAACTTGGGCAAATATAAAGGGCCATGTTTGGCTACAAACCCAATTGATCGGTGCTGGAGATGCCAAAATGATTGGGCTAAACACCGTAAGAGGCTAGCTGATTGTGTCCTAGGCTTTGGGCGTAAGACAACAGGAGGCAAGCATGGGAAAATCTATGTGGTGAGGGATTCATCCGACGATCACCTAGTGAAACCTAAACGAGGAACCCTACGCCATGCAGTGATCCAGCCTGAGCCACTATGGATCATATTTGCTCACGACATGAGGATTAGGCTAAGCGAAGAGCTAATAATGACCAGCAACAAGACTATAGATGGGCGTGGTGCTAATGTACACATTTGCGATGGTGCTCAAATTACACTTCAATATGTGGACAATGTCATCATCCATAACCTCCACATCCATGACATTAAGTCAGGCAATGGTGGCTTAATTAGGGACTCAGTGAATCATTACGGCCAACGTTCGAGGAGTGATGGTGATGGGATCTCAATTTTTGGAGCCACAAATCTTTGGATTGATCATATTTCCATGTCAAATTGTGACGACGGAATCATTGATGCCATTCAAGGATCCACAGCCATTACCATCTCCAATTGCTTCTTCACCAGACATAACGAG GTGATGCTTTTTGGTGCAAGTGATAGCTTCTCTGGTGACGAAATCATGCAAATAACTCTTGCTTTCAATCACTTCGGTAACGGGTTAGTGCAAAGGATGCCAAGGTGCCGATATGGGTTTGCGCATGTTGTCAACAACGACTACAATCACTGGCTCATGTATGCTATTGGTGGTAGCCAACATCCTACCATTATTAGCCAGGGTAATCGGTTTATTGCTCCTTCAAAGGCAGGTTGTAAAGAG GTGACGAAAAGAGACTATGCACCTGAGAGTGTGTGGAGATCATGGAATTGGAGATCAGAAGGTGATTTGATGGAGAACGGAGCCTTCTTTGTCGAATCTGGAAGCCCAGTTAAAACGGAGCACAAGCACGATGTGATCAGTGCAAAGCCAGGGCATTTTGTAAGAAGGTTGACTCGCTTTGCAGGTTTTCTTAAGTGCATCAAAAATAAGCCTTGTTGA